Proteins co-encoded in one Haloarcula pelagica genomic window:
- a CDS encoding DUF5787 family protein: MREFDFELALCAHLERAGHLVSRQLGGHVHGRRVLDTVVIEPGPEFDERAAITAERLPAAAVESDVGPGEARYWKPAFDCHPDRARQAVELAVERGFFERERRGGRTYVRQTTRYPDWVGGITAIENKPDLDRPGDLQAQLRTDVSLALADEVVLATASYVTRAHLNRIPEAVGVWRFDPETGDREVVREPTPLPTDEAGVEPLDSHPGRTDIRIVDAAAKARARRRLAERAYAKGWRSFDYPACSRCVPDGDGRPYCEWLGRAVRASDECGADCEGHDPADPPVFDGDGLRAGRTPWEPDPSGRVRRQSGLDRFGSVRCPGRWPPPPQPSRTGRRRYPPRPARVPRSPGRSRRAPR; this comes from the coding sequence GTGCGGGAGTTCGACTTCGAACTGGCGCTGTGTGCCCACCTCGAACGCGCGGGGCATCTCGTCAGCCGGCAACTGGGCGGGCACGTCCACGGGCGCCGAGTGCTCGATACCGTCGTGATCGAGCCCGGCCCCGAGTTCGACGAGCGGGCCGCGATCACCGCCGAACGGCTCCCGGCGGCCGCCGTCGAGTCCGACGTGGGACCGGGCGAGGCCCGCTACTGGAAGCCCGCGTTCGACTGTCATCCCGACCGCGCCAGGCAAGCCGTCGAACTGGCCGTCGAGCGGGGGTTCTTCGAGCGCGAACGCCGCGGCGGCCGCACCTACGTCCGCCAGACCACCCGCTATCCCGACTGGGTCGGCGGGATCACGGCCATCGAGAACAAGCCCGACCTCGACCGGCCCGGCGACCTCCAGGCCCAGCTTCGGACCGACGTGTCGCTGGCGCTTGCCGACGAGGTCGTGCTGGCGACGGCCTCCTACGTCACCCGTGCCCACCTCAACCGCATCCCGGAAGCCGTCGGCGTCTGGCGGTTCGACCCCGAGACCGGCGACCGCGAGGTGGTCCGGGAGCCGACACCGCTTCCGACCGACGAGGCCGGCGTCGAACCCCTCGATTCCCACCCGGGACGGACGGATATCCGGATCGTCGACGCGGCGGCCAAGGCACGGGCGCGCCGTCGGCTGGCCGAGCGCGCCTACGCGAAAGGGTGGCGCAGTTTCGACTACCCCGCCTGTAGCCGGTGTGTGCCCGACGGCGACGGCCGACCCTACTGTGAGTGGCTGGGCCGGGCCGTCCGGGCGAGCGACGAGTGTGGGGCCGACTGCGAGGGTCACGACCCCGCCGACCCACCCGTGTTCGACGGCGACGGCCTGCGTGCCGGGCGGACGCCCTGGGAGCCCGACCCGTCGGGCCGTGTCCGCCGGCAGTCCGGCCTCGACCGCTTCGGCAGCGTCAGGTGTCCCGGTCGGTGGCCGCCTCCGCCGCAGCCGAGTCGGACGGGTCGCCGCCGTTACCCGCCGCGTCCGGCGCGTGTGCCTCGAAGTCCCGGGCGGTCGCGTCGGGCGCCTCGGTAG
- a CDS encoding translation initiation factor IF-2 subunit gamma gives MTSNKQPEVNIGLVGHVDHGKTTLVQALSGEWTDQHSEEMKRGISIRLGYADATFRRCPEAEEPEAFTVEEHCEDHDVDTDHLRTVSFVDAPGHETLMATMLSGAAIMDGAVLVVSATEPVPQAQTEEHLMALDIIGIDNIVIAQNKVDLVDQDQAMRNYEQIQEFVEGTVAEDAPIVPISAQQEANIDLLIDAIEQEIPTPERDPDADPRMMVARSFDINRPGTTWEDLMGGVLGGSLVQGQLEVDDEIELRPGREVEEGGKTEWRPVTTDVRSLQSGGDFVDTVTPGGLLGVGTGLDPAITKGDALAGQVAGPEGTLPPTREQFTMDVDLLERIVGDEGGEVEQISTGEPLMLTIGTATTVGSVTSARDGECEVALKRPVCAESGAKIAINRRVGARWRLIGVGTLR, from the coding sequence ATGACATCGAACAAACAACCGGAGGTGAACATCGGACTCGTCGGCCACGTCGACCACGGCAAGACCACGCTCGTCCAGGCGCTCTCAGGTGAGTGGACCGACCAGCACTCCGAGGAGATGAAACGCGGTATCTCTATCCGGCTCGGCTACGCGGACGCGACGTTCCGTCGCTGTCCCGAGGCCGAGGAGCCCGAGGCGTTCACCGTCGAAGAACACTGCGAGGACCACGATGTCGACACCGACCACCTCCGAACGGTGTCGTTCGTCGACGCCCCCGGCCACGAGACGCTGATGGCCACGATGCTGTCGGGCGCAGCGATCATGGACGGTGCGGTCCTGGTCGTCTCCGCGACCGAACCCGTCCCGCAGGCACAGACCGAAGAACACCTGATGGCGCTCGACATCATCGGTATCGACAACATCGTCATCGCCCAGAACAAGGTCGACCTCGTCGACCAGGACCAGGCGATGCGCAACTACGAGCAGATCCAGGAGTTCGTCGAGGGGACCGTCGCAGAGGACGCCCCCATCGTCCCGATCAGCGCCCAGCAGGAGGCCAACATCGACCTGCTCATCGACGCCATCGAGCAGGAGATCCCGACGCCCGAGCGCGACCCCGACGCCGACCCGCGCATGATGGTCGCGCGCTCGTTCGACATCAACCGCCCGGGCACTACCTGGGAGGACCTGATGGGCGGCGTGCTGGGCGGCTCGCTCGTCCAGGGCCAACTCGAAGTCGACGACGAGATCGAACTCCGGCCCGGCCGCGAGGTCGAGGAGGGCGGCAAGACCGAGTGGCGGCCGGTGACCACCGACGTTCGCTCGCTGCAATCGGGCGGGGACTTCGTCGACACGGTCACCCCCGGCGGGCTACTGGGCGTCGGAACCGGACTCGACCCCGCGATCACCAAGGGCGACGCCCTGGCCGGCCAGGTCGCCGGCCCGGAGGGCACGCTCCCGCCGACCCGCGAACAGTTCACGATGGACGTGGACCTGCTCGAACGGATCGTCGGCGACGAGGGTGGCGAGGTCGAACAGATCTCGACCGGCGAACCGCTCATGTTGACCATCGGGACGGCCACGACGGTCGGCTCGGTCACCAGCGCCCGGGACGGGGAGTGTGAGGTCGCGCTCAAACGGCCCGTCTGTGCCGAATCCGGTGCGAAGATCGCCATCAACCGCCGTGTCGGCGCGCGCTGGCGACTCATCGGTGTCGGGACGCTGCGTTGA
- a CDS encoding TATA-box-binding protein, protein MADPKETINIENVVASTGIGQELDLQSVAMDLEGADYDPEQFPGLVYRTQDPKSAALIFRSGKIVCTGAKSTEDVHQSLRIVFDKLRELNIQVDEEPEIVVQNIVTSADLGENLNLNAIAVGLGLENIEYEPEQFPGLVYRLDEPDVVALLFGSGKLVITGGKEPEDAEKAVDQIVSRLDDLGLLTD, encoded by the coding sequence ATGGCTGACCCCAAGGAGACCATCAACATCGAAAACGTCGTCGCCTCGACTGGAATCGGTCAGGAGCTCGACCTCCAGAGTGTGGCGATGGACCTCGAAGGGGCGGATTACGACCCAGAGCAGTTCCCCGGCCTCGTCTACCGCACCCAGGACCCCAAATCGGCGGCGCTGATCTTCCGCTCGGGCAAGATCGTCTGTACCGGCGCGAAATCCACCGAGGATGTCCACCAGAGTCTACGGATCGTCTTCGACAAGCTCCGCGAGCTGAACATCCAGGTCGACGAGGAGCCCGAGATCGTCGTCCAGAACATCGTCACCAGCGCGGACCTGGGCGAGAACCTCAACCTCAACGCTATCGCGGTCGGGCTGGGGCTCGAGAACATCGAGTACGAGCCCGAGCAGTTCCCCGGGCTGGTCTACCGCCTCGACGAACCCGACGTGGTCGCGCTGCTGTTCGGGTCGGGCAAGCTGGTCATCACCGGCGGCAAGGAGCCCGAGGACGCCGAGAAGGCCGTCGATCAGATCGTCTCCCGGCTCGACGACCTCGGGCTGTTGACCGACTGA
- a CDS encoding DUF7473 family protein translates to MLQAGPSGLTGGGLLAVVVTLLVTWLFYAATLHLAATFFIGEVPSQLAAKAAIVPAIVSLLLQQYGLQSGIVSPSLGVLVVVLVTMLADGIAISAVYRLSGRSTAPLVVLHFTFAAVLGIALNNIFGLV, encoded by the coding sequence TTGCTTCAGGCCGGCCCGTCGGGACTGACCGGCGGCGGACTGCTGGCGGTGGTCGTCACGCTGCTCGTCACGTGGCTGTTCTACGCCGCCACTCTCCACCTGGCGGCGACGTTCTTCATCGGCGAGGTCCCCAGCCAGCTCGCGGCCAAGGCCGCGATCGTCCCCGCGATCGTCTCGCTGTTGCTCCAGCAGTACGGCCTCCAGAGCGGTATCGTCTCCCCGAGCCTGGGCGTGCTGGTCGTCGTCCTCGTGACGATGCTGGCCGACGGCATCGCGATCAGTGCCGTCTACCGTCTCTCGGGCCGCTCGACCGCGCCGCTCGTGGTGTTGCACTTCACCTTCGCGGCGGTGCTTGGCATCGCGCTCAACAACATCTTCGGGCTCGTCTGA
- a CDS encoding GTP-dependent dephospho-CoA kinase family protein, with amino-acid sequence MATVVLELPAALRTALKEPLGPIYTDTAALLADAGDPIVAVGDIVTYHLLEADRTPDVALVDGRTHRSAVDEAVEAAVDGFDREVTVENPAATLTEELLAALRAGLDDDGTTLLVVDGEEDLAALPAVLAVPPSGSVVYGQPDEGMVLVTPDGDARDRARSLLERMDGDSDRALAVLRGE; translated from the coding sequence GTGGCAACCGTCGTTCTCGAACTCCCGGCGGCGCTCCGGACGGCACTCAAGGAGCCACTGGGGCCGATCTACACCGACACAGCGGCGCTGCTTGCCGACGCCGGCGACCCGATCGTCGCGGTCGGCGACATCGTCACGTACCACCTGCTCGAAGCCGACCGGACGCCCGACGTGGCACTGGTCGACGGCCGGACCCACCGCAGCGCGGTCGACGAGGCGGTCGAGGCCGCCGTCGACGGGTTCGACCGCGAGGTGACCGTCGAGAACCCGGCGGCGACGCTGACCGAGGAGCTGCTCGCCGCGCTCCGGGCCGGACTCGACGACGACGGGACGACGCTGCTCGTCGTCGACGGCGAGGAGGATCTGGCGGCGCTGCCGGCGGTGCTCGCCGTGCCCCCGTCCGGGAGTGTCGTCTACGGCCAACCGGACGAGGGGATGGTGCTGGTCACGCCCGACGGCGACGCGCGCGACCGGGCGCGGTCGCTGCTCGAACGGATGGACGGCGACAGCGACCGGGCGCTTGCGGTTTTACGCGGCGAGTGA
- a CDS encoding DNA-directed RNA polymerase: protein MYKRVRLRDTVEVPPRHLADVSPDLVKKLLQDKLEGRMDEDVGSVVSVIEVHDIGDGAVLPNKPGVYYEAEFDALTFDPQMQEVVDGEVVEVVNFGAFVGIGPVDGLLHVSQISDEYLAYDEENNQLASRESNRILAEGDAVRARIVTKSIDERNPRDSKIGLTAKQVGLGKHGWLQEEREKREAAAEAGES from the coding sequence ATGTACAAACGGGTACGCCTCCGCGATACGGTCGAAGTTCCACCACGGCATCTGGCAGACGTTAGTCCGGATCTCGTCAAGAAGCTCCTGCAGGACAAACTCGAGGGACGGATGGACGAGGATGTCGGCAGCGTCGTCTCGGTCATCGAAGTCCACGACATCGGTGACGGGGCCGTCCTGCCCAACAAACCCGGCGTCTACTACGAGGCCGAGTTCGACGCGCTGACGTTCGATCCACAGATGCAGGAAGTCGTCGACGGCGAGGTCGTCGAAGTCGTCAACTTCGGTGCCTTCGTCGGCATCGGCCCCGTCGACGGCCTGCTGCACGTCTCCCAGATCTCCGACGAATATCTCGCGTACGACGAGGAGAACAACCAACTCGCCTCCCGCGAGTCCAACCGAATCCTGGCCGAGGGCGACGCCGTCCGGGCCCGCATCGTCACCAAGAGCATCGACGAGCGCAACCCCCGCGACTCCAAGATCGGGCTGACGGCCAAACAGGTCGGCCTGGGCAAGCACGGCTGGCTCCAAGAGGAGCGCGAGAAACGCGAAGCAGCGGCGGAAGCCGGTGAGAGCTGA
- a CDS encoding twitching motility protein PilT: MIVLDTNALMMPVECDLRLFEELDRVVRETIDRSADDASAVAYVVPEAVRAELDKLADGAGAEATAAAVGRDLLDRCSIRRTDADYADDAVLELARSDDATHAVTNDKPLKRRLLDAGVPVISLRGKNKLGITQP; this comes from the coding sequence ATGATCGTGCTGGACACCAACGCACTCATGATGCCGGTCGAGTGTGACCTCAGACTGTTCGAGGAACTCGACCGGGTCGTCCGCGAGACGATCGACCGCTCGGCCGACGACGCCAGCGCAGTCGCCTACGTCGTCCCCGAGGCAGTCCGTGCAGAACTGGACAAACTCGCCGACGGCGCCGGCGCCGAGGCGACCGCGGCGGCGGTCGGCCGGGACCTGCTCGATCGGTGTTCGATCCGGCGGACCGACGCCGACTACGCCGACGACGCGGTGCTGGAACTGGCACGCAGCGACGACGCGACACACGCAGTCACGAACGACAAACCCCTGAAACGCCGCCTGCTCGACGCAGGCGTTCCGGTAATTAGTTTACGGGGCAAGAACAAACTGGGTATCACTCAACCATAA
- a CDS encoding response regulator: MGLGTGDADGDAGAHTRRVLVVDDEPMVATAVAEYLDAVGDALDVVHTTAPTAALERLDGSFDWVVTDYEMPRLDGLALIERAETDAEFVVFSGVDDDAVVRQARERGATFVSKGVGTGPYDELATLVAGQER; this comes from the coding sequence ATGGGGCTGGGTACCGGAGACGCCGACGGCGACGCCGGCGCGCACACGCGGCGCGTGCTCGTCGTCGACGACGAACCGATGGTGGCGACCGCCGTGGCGGAGTACCTCGACGCGGTCGGTGACGCACTGGACGTGGTCCACACGACGGCGCCGACGGCGGCACTCGAACGGCTCGACGGGTCGTTCGATTGGGTGGTGACCGACTACGAGATGCCACGGCTCGACGGACTGGCGCTCATCGAACGGGCCGAGACGGACGCCGAGTTCGTTGTCTTCTCGGGTGTCGACGACGACGCGGTGGTGCGCCAGGCCCGCGAGCGTGGAGCGACCTTCGTCTCGAAGGGTGTCGGCACCGGGCCGTACGACGAACTCGCGACCCTCGTGGCTGGACAGGAGCGCTGA
- a CDS encoding MFS transporter has translation MRENDRAIVAFTGLSHAVVHTYELSIPILVLVWLTEFPVTTATLGSVVAVGYGLFGAGALPGGVLADRYGPQWLVVGCLLGMGGSFLLVSLAPNVPTIALALGVWGLAASVYHPAGLSLISTGVHDRGTGFAYHGMAGNAGIALGPLATALLLLVFDWRLVAALLAIPAVLAVGVALTAEFDATAAVSADGGTEDGAGEDDAATTEETDAPASLSAFLADSRTLFTAGFALALGVVAMNGLFYRGTLTFLPDVLSGYLPSVTEYVRLFEPGSAMAEEFDLAYYIYTGLLVVGIGGQYVGGKLTDRVPVTTGLAGVFAGLCVVGVLFVPAAEAGVGPLLAVSAVLGFLLFAIQPLYQATIAEVSPAGDRGLSYGYTYLANFGVGAAGAAVSGYLLSAVGEGGTFLGLALFPLVGVVLAVALRGRRGTDAGAA, from the coding sequence ATGCGAGAGAACGATCGCGCCATCGTCGCCTTTACCGGACTGTCACACGCCGTCGTCCACACCTACGAGCTGTCGATCCCGATTCTCGTGCTCGTCTGGCTCACCGAGTTCCCGGTGACGACGGCGACACTCGGATCGGTGGTCGCCGTCGGGTACGGCCTGTTCGGGGCCGGTGCGCTCCCCGGCGGGGTGCTGGCCGACCGATACGGCCCGCAGTGGCTCGTCGTCGGCTGTCTCCTGGGGATGGGTGGATCGTTCCTGTTGGTGAGTCTCGCCCCGAACGTCCCGACGATCGCGCTCGCGCTGGGGGTGTGGGGACTGGCAGCCAGTGTCTACCACCCCGCCGGCCTGTCGCTCATCTCGACCGGGGTCCACGACCGCGGGACCGGCTTCGCCTATCACGGGATGGCCGGCAACGCCGGGATCGCGCTCGGCCCGCTCGCGACCGCGCTCCTGTTGCTCGTCTTCGACTGGCGGCTGGTCGCCGCGCTGCTCGCGATCCCGGCGGTCCTGGCGGTCGGCGTCGCCCTCACCGCGGAGTTCGACGCGACGGCGGCCGTCAGCGCCGACGGGGGGACCGAGGACGGGGCGGGCGAGGACGACGCAGCGACGACCGAGGAGACCGACGCACCCGCGTCCCTGTCGGCGTTTCTGGCCGACTCCCGGACGCTGTTCACCGCCGGCTTCGCGCTGGCGCTCGGCGTCGTCGCGATGAACGGACTGTTCTACCGGGGGACGCTCACGTTCCTCCCCGACGTGTTGAGTGGGTACCTCCCCAGTGTCACCGAGTACGTCCGGCTGTTCGAGCCCGGCAGCGCCATGGCCGAGGAGTTCGACCTGGCGTACTACATCTACACGGGGCTGCTCGTGGTCGGGATCGGCGGCCAGTACGTCGGCGGAAAACTCACCGACAGGGTACCGGTGACGACCGGCCTCGCCGGCGTCTTCGCGGGGCTCTGTGTCGTCGGCGTCCTGTTCGTCCCGGCGGCCGAGGCCGGCGTCGGCCCGCTGCTTGCGGTCAGCGCGGTGCTTGGCTTCCTGTTGTTCGCCATCCAGCCGCTGTATCAGGCGACCATCGCGGAGGTCAGTCCGGCGGGTGACCGGGGGCTGTCGTACGGCTACACCTACCTGGCGAACTTCGGCGTCGGCGCGGCCGGCGCGGCGGTGTCGGGCTACCTGCTGTCGGCCGTCGGCGAGGGCGGGACCTTCCTGGGGCTGGCGCTCTTCCCACTGGTCGGCGTGGTGCTCGCGGTCGCCCTCCGCGGCCGGCGCGGAACGGACGCCGGGGCGGCATGA
- the hisG gene encoding ATP phosphoribosyltransferase, which produces MRIAVPNKGRLHDPAEDLLERAGLHIVDGADRQLYADTVDPDVTVLYARAADIPEYVADGAADVGITGLDQVHEADPDNLDELLDLEFGSCRLVLAAPEESDIETVYDFDGGRVATEFPNVTRSYFAELDIDVDITEVSGATELTPHVDIADGIVDITSTGTTLRMNRLEIVDEVLQSSVRLFAREDVADDEKVQQVRTALQSVLAAEGKRYLMMNVPQDAVDDVEEVLPGMGGPTVMDIAGREDVAVHAVVDDSDVFETINDLKRVGASDVLVTEIERLVE; this is translated from the coding sequence ATGCGCATCGCCGTCCCCAACAAGGGCCGCTTGCACGACCCCGCCGAGGACCTGCTGGAACGGGCCGGGCTGCACATCGTCGACGGGGCCGACCGCCAACTGTACGCCGACACGGTCGATCCCGACGTGACGGTGCTGTACGCCCGGGCCGCCGACATCCCGGAGTACGTCGCCGACGGCGCCGCTGACGTGGGCATCACCGGGCTCGACCAGGTCCACGAGGCCGACCCGGACAACCTCGACGAACTCCTCGACCTGGAGTTCGGGAGCTGTCGACTCGTCCTGGCCGCCCCCGAGGAGAGCGACATCGAGACCGTCTACGACTTCGACGGCGGCCGAGTCGCCACGGAGTTCCCCAACGTCACACGGAGCTACTTCGCCGAGTTAGACATCGATGTCGACATCACCGAGGTCTCCGGTGCGACCGAACTGACCCCCCACGTCGACATCGCCGACGGCATCGTCGACATCACCTCTACGGGGACCACGCTGCGGATGAACCGCCTGGAGATCGTCGACGAGGTCCTGCAGTCGTCGGTCCGGCTGTTCGCCCGCGAGGACGTGGCCGACGACGAGAAGGTCCAGCAGGTCCGGACCGCGCTCCAGTCGGTCCTCGCTGCGGAGGGGAAACGCTACCTGATGATGAACGTCCCCCAGGACGCCGTCGACGACGTAGAGGAGGTCCTTCCGGGCATGGGCGGCCCGACCGTGATGGACATCGCCGGCCGCGAGGACGTGGCCGTCCACGCCGTCGTCGACGACAGCGACGTGTTCGAGACGATCAACGACCTCAAGCGAGTGGGCGCCAGCGACGTGCTGGTGACCGAGATCGAGCGCCTGGTGGAATAG
- a CDS encoding amidohydrolase: protein MTDLLVSGGRVLRPDRTVERADILLDQDGGEILAVDDPGELGGDDELDADGGLVIPGLVNAHTHVAMTLLRGYADDKPLDRWLQEDIWPVEAELTAEDIRVGAELGLVEMLKSGTTALSDMYFHVEEIADAVEQAGLRAVLGYTAVTVGKDDEGARADLEESLSVARDLDGAADGRIRTTFQPHSLTTVGESYLREYVPQAVEDGLAIHLHANETTDEVDPLVDEHGVRPLEYADDIGLLGEDTFLAHCVHVDDSEIELLADRDTGVVHCPASNMKLASGMAPVQELLDAGVTVGLGTDGAASNNDLDMFDEMRDAAMIGKLAADDASAVDAGTVVEMATKHGAELLGFDSGRIEAGANADLAVLELNSPHLTPAHDLVSHLAYAARGSDVRHTVCDGQVLMRDSAVTVFDEAAVRDRASDHARALIERATDDE from the coding sequence ATGACCGACCTTCTCGTCAGCGGTGGGCGGGTGCTCCGACCGGACCGGACAGTCGAACGTGCCGACATACTCCTCGACCAGGACGGCGGCGAGATCCTGGCCGTCGACGACCCGGGCGAACTGGGCGGCGACGACGAACTCGACGCCGACGGCGGCCTCGTGATCCCCGGGCTTGTCAACGCCCACACCCACGTCGCGATGACGCTGTTGCGGGGCTACGCCGACGACAAGCCCCTGGACCGGTGGCTCCAGGAGGACATCTGGCCTGTCGAGGCGGAACTCACCGCCGAGGACATCCGCGTCGGCGCGGAACTGGGCCTGGTCGAGATGCTCAAGTCCGGGACGACGGCGCTGTCGGACATGTACTTCCACGTCGAAGAGATCGCCGACGCCGTCGAGCAGGCCGGCCTGCGCGCGGTGCTTGGCTACACGGCGGTCACCGTCGGCAAGGACGACGAGGGTGCCCGGGCGGACCTCGAAGAGAGCCTGTCCGTCGCCCGGGACCTCGACGGTGCCGCCGACGGTCGCATCAGGACGACGTTCCAGCCCCACTCGCTGACGACCGTCGGCGAGTCCTATCTCCGGGAGTACGTTCCCCAGGCAGTCGAGGACGGGCTGGCGATCCATCTGCACGCGAACGAGACGACCGACGAGGTCGATCCGCTCGTCGACGAGCACGGCGTCCGCCCGCTCGAATACGCCGACGACATCGGACTGCTCGGCGAAGATACCTTCCTGGCTCACTGTGTCCACGTCGACGACAGCGAGATCGAATTGTTGGCCGACCGCGACACTGGAGTCGTCCACTGCCCGGCCTCGAACATGAAACTCGCGAGCGGTATGGCGCCGGTCCAGGAGTTGCTCGACGCCGGTGTCACCGTCGGCCTGGGGACCGACGGTGCCGCCTCGAACAACGATCTGGACATGTTCGACGAGATGCGCGACGCGGCCATGATCGGGAAACTGGCGGCCGACGACGCCAGCGCGGTCGACGCCGGCACCGTCGTCGAGATGGCGACGAAGCACGGTGCGGAGCTACTGGGCTTCGACAGCGGGCGGATCGAAGCCGGCGCCAACGCGGACCTGGCGGTGCTGGAGCTGAACAGTCCCCACCTGACCCCGGCCCACGACCTCGTCTCGCATCTGGCCTACGCTGCCCGCGGGAGCGATGTCCGTCACACTGTCTGTGACGGGCAAGTTCTCATGCGTGATAGCGCGGTCACCGTCTTCGACGAGGCGGCGGTTCGCGACCGGGCCAGCGACCACGCCCGCGCCCTTATCGAGCGCGCGACCGACGACGAATAA
- a CDS encoding gamma-glutamyltransferase family protein, whose amino-acid sequence MDSEPNLDRFDSRRSTAYGTRGVVATSQPLAAQAGIDTLRDGGNAFDAAVATAATLNVVEPMSTGLGGDAFALYRTADGDIGAMRACGGAPEAATLEQVREAAAAEQGGDPADAEMPERGPLAVTVPGAPRGWEATVERFGRLDLEDVLADAIHYATEGFPVSEVIASAWDLCEPALRNDAAREQYLVDGERAPSVGETVALPELGSTLATLAAEGADPFYEGEIADEIVATVRDAGGLLDQSDLAAFTVEYPDPVSTTYDGAEVFELPPNNQGLVALEALNVAQQLGVPETDDPVERTHLLAEATKLAFTDGHRYITDPDYESIPPLNSAEWARERAAEIGQAAIDSPEVGMLDSPAEDADTVLLTVADGDGNVVSFINSLFMGFGSGLVAGDTGLTLQNRGASFELDPDHPNRVAPGKRPFHTLIPGLVRFGDRDWAAFGVMGGYMQPQGHVQALSNLLDRDMPLQAALDEPRWRYREDGTLATEARFDADVASKLARRGHDVAVDIPPRFGGAQIARWADGTLSGATEPRKDGTVDVF is encoded by the coding sequence ATGGACAGCGAACCGAACCTCGACCGGTTCGACTCCCGGCGGTCGACGGCCTACGGGACCCGCGGCGTCGTCGCGACGAGCCAGCCACTCGCCGCTCAGGCGGGTATCGATACCCTCCGGGACGGGGGCAACGCCTTCGACGCGGCCGTCGCGACGGCGGCGACGCTCAACGTCGTCGAACCGATGAGTACCGGGCTGGGTGGAGACGCCTTCGCCCTCTATCGGACGGCGGACGGCGATATCGGCGCGATGCGGGCCTGTGGCGGCGCGCCAGAGGCCGCCACGCTGGAGCAGGTCCGCGAGGCCGCCGCCGCGGAACAGGGAGGCGACCCCGCCGACGCCGAGATGCCCGAACGCGGGCCGCTGGCGGTGACCGTGCCCGGTGCCCCCCGGGGCTGGGAGGCCACCGTCGAGCGTTTCGGCCGGCTGGACCTGGAAGACGTGCTCGCCGACGCCATCCACTACGCCACCGAGGGGTTCCCGGTCAGCGAGGTGATCGCCTCGGCCTGGGATCTCTGTGAACCGGCGTTGCGGAACGACGCCGCCCGCGAGCAGTATCTCGTCGACGGCGAGCGCGCCCCGTCGGTGGGCGAGACGGTCGCGCTCCCCGAACTCGGGTCGACTCTGGCGACGCTCGCGGCCGAGGGCGCCGACCCGTTCTACGAGGGCGAAATCGCCGACGAGATCGTCGCGACGGTTCGGGACGCCGGCGGCCTGCTCGATCAGTCCGACCTCGCGGCGTTCACCGTCGAGTACCCCGACCCCGTCTCGACCACCTACGACGGCGCGGAGGTGTTCGAACTGCCGCCGAACAACCAGGGACTCGTCGCGCTGGAGGCACTGAACGTCGCCCAGCAGCTCGGCGTCCCCGAGACCGACGATCCGGTCGAGCGGACCCACCTGCTCGCGGAGGCGACGAAACTGGCCTTCACCGACGGCCACCGCTACATCACCGACCCCGACTACGAGTCGATCCCGCCGCTGAACTCCGCCGAGTGGGCACGCGAGCGGGCCGCCGAGATCGGCCAGGCGGCCATCGACTCGCCCGAAGTGGGGATGCTCGACTCGCCGGCGGAGGACGCCGACACCGTCCTGCTGACCGTCGCGGACGGCGACGGCAACGTCGTCTCCTTTATCAACTCTCTCTTCATGGGCTTTGGCAGCGGACTGGTCGCCGGCGACACCGGCCTCACCCTCCAGAACCGCGGCGCGTCGTTCGAACTCGATCCCGACCACCCCAACCGCGTCGCCCCGGGCAAGCGCCCGTTCCACACGCTGATCCCCGGGCTGGTACGGTTCGGCGACCGCGACTGGGCCGCCTTCGGCGTCATGGGCGGGTACATGCAGCCCCAGGGCCACGTCCAGGCCCTCTCGAACCTGCTGGACCGTGACATGCCGCTGCAGGCCGCGCTTGACGAACCGCGCTGGCGCTACCGGGAGGACGGGACCCTGGCGACGGAGGCCCGGTTCGACGCCGACGTGGCCTCGAAACTGGCCCGCCGCGGGCACGACGTAGCCGTCGACATCCCGCCGCGCTTTGGCGGCGCACAGATCGCTCGGTGGGCGGACGGGACGCTGTCGGGGGCGACCGAACCGCGCAAGGACGGCACCGTCGACGTGTTCTGA
- the spt4 gene encoding transcription elongation factor subunit Spt4: MADRLVCRDCHRVQGAEIESQCEACGGTSLTEDWAGYVVIAHPEKSDIAKEMEVTKPGQYALKVR, translated from the coding sequence ATGGCGGACCGACTCGTCTGCCGGGACTGTCACCGCGTCCAGGGCGCCGAAATCGAGAGTCAGTGTGAGGCCTGTGGCGGTACCTCGCTGACCGAGGACTGGGCTGGCTACGTCGTCATCGCCCACCCCGAGAAGTCCGACATCGCCAAAGAGATGGAAGTGACGAAGCCGGGCCAGTACGCGCTGAAGGTCCGCTAA